From one Streptomyces sp. CA-210063 genomic stretch:
- a CDS encoding gamma-aminobutyraldehyde dehydrogenase, which yields MSTELRRLRNYIDGEFRDAVDGRTTEVVNPATGEAYATAPLSGQADVDAAMAAAEAAFPVWRDTTPAERQKALLKIADAFEERAEELIAAEVENTGKPIGLTRSEEIPPMVDQIRFFAGAARMLEGRSAGEYMEGMTSIIRREPVGVCAQVAPWNYPMMMAVWKFAPAIAAGNTVVLKPSDTTPASTVLIAEIIGAILPKGVFNVITGDRDTGRLMVEHPVPAMASITGSVRAGMSVAESASKDLKRVHLELGGKAPVVVFADTDIAKAVEDISVAGFFNAGQDCTAATRVLVQEGIHDEFVAALAKAAAGTKTGQPDDEDVLYGPLNNPNQLKQVAGFIERLPAHAKVEAGGHQVGEKGYFYAPTVVSGLKQDDEIIQKEVFGPVITVQSFADEAQAVGWANGVEYALASSVWTKDHARAMRMSKALDFGCVWINTHIPLVAEMPHGGFKKSGYGKDLSGYGFDDYTRIKHVMTSLG from the coding sequence GTGAGCACCGAGCTGCGTCGTCTGCGCAATTACATCGACGGGGAATTCCGTGACGCCGTCGACGGACGGACCACCGAGGTGGTCAACCCCGCGACGGGCGAGGCCTACGCGACCGCGCCCCTGTCCGGCCAGGCCGACGTCGACGCGGCGATGGCCGCCGCCGAGGCCGCGTTCCCGGTCTGGCGGGACACGACTCCGGCCGAGCGTCAGAAGGCCCTGCTGAAGATCGCCGACGCGTTCGAGGAGCGGGCCGAGGAACTCATCGCGGCGGAGGTGGAGAACACGGGCAAGCCGATCGGGCTGACCCGCTCCGAGGAGATCCCGCCGATGGTGGACCAGATCCGCTTCTTCGCGGGCGCCGCGCGGATGCTGGAGGGCCGGTCGGCCGGCGAGTACATGGAGGGGATGACCTCGATCATCCGCCGTGAGCCGGTCGGCGTCTGCGCCCAGGTCGCGCCCTGGAACTACCCGATGATGATGGCCGTGTGGAAGTTCGCGCCGGCGATCGCCGCGGGCAACACGGTCGTGCTGAAGCCGTCGGACACGACTCCGGCGTCGACCGTTCTCATCGCGGAGATCATCGGGGCGATCCTGCCGAAGGGCGTCTTCAACGTGATCACGGGTGACCGTGACACGGGGCGGCTGATGGTCGAGCACCCGGTTCCGGCGATGGCGTCCATCACCGGGTCCGTGCGCGCCGGTATGTCCGTCGCCGAGTCCGCGTCCAAGGACCTCAAGCGGGTCCACCTGGAGCTGGGCGGCAAGGCGCCGGTCGTCGTCTTCGCCGACACCGACATCGCAAAGGCCGTCGAGGACATCTCCGTGGCGGGCTTCTTCAACGCCGGGCAGGACTGTACGGCCGCGACCCGCGTCCTCGTCCAGGAGGGCATCCACGACGAGTTCGTGGCCGCGCTCGCGAAGGCCGCGGCCGGGACGAAGACCGGGCAGCCGGACGACGAGGACGTGCTGTACGGGCCGCTCAACAACCCCAACCAGCTCAAGCAGGTCGCCGGGTTCATCGAGCGGCTGCCCGCCCATGCCAAGGTCGAGGCGGGTGGGCACCAGGTCGGGGAGAAGGGGTACTTCTACGCGCCGACCGTCGTCTCCGGGCTGAAGCAGGACGACGAGATCATCCAGAAGGAGGTCTTCGGGCCGGTCATCACGGTTCAGTCGTTCGCCGACGAGGCCCAGGCGGTCGGCTGGGCGAACGGGGTCGAGTACGCGCTCGCGTCGTCCGTGTGGACGAAGGATCACGCTCGGGCGATGCGGATGTCCAAGGCGCTGGACTTCGGGTGTGTGTGGATCAACACGCATATTCCGCTGGTCGCGGAGATGCCGCACGGTGGGTTCAAGAAGTCCGGGTACGGCAAGGACCTCTCGGGTTATGGGTTCGACGACTACACGCGGATCAAGCACGTGATGACGTCGTTGGGCTGA
- a CDS encoding Lrp/AsnC family transcriptional regulator gives MHSEVVASRSADQRDSREPRRDTREPRNGTPQLDAVSLAIVEQLQEDGRRPYAAIGKAVGLSEAAVRQRVQKLLDQGVMQIVAVTDPLTVGFRRQAMIGINVDGDLDPVADALTAMSEVEYIVITAGSFDLMVEVVCEDDDHLLEVINKRIRTLPGVRSTESFVYLKLKKQTYMWGTR, from the coding sequence GTGCACAGTGAGGTCGTGGCCAGTCGAAGCGCAGACCAGAGAGACTCCAGGGAACCCAGGAGGGACACCAGGGAGCCCAGGAACGGCACTCCGCAGTTGGACGCCGTCTCCCTCGCCATCGTCGAGCAGCTCCAGGAGGACGGCCGACGGCCGTACGCGGCGATCGGCAAGGCCGTCGGCCTCTCCGAGGCGGCCGTGCGCCAGCGCGTCCAGAAGCTGCTCGACCAGGGCGTGATGCAGATCGTCGCCGTCACCGACCCGCTCACCGTGGGCTTCCGGCGTCAGGCCATGATCGGCATCAACGTCGACGGCGACCTGGATCCCGTGGCCGACGCGCTGACGGCCATGTCGGAGGTCGAGTACATCGTGATCACCGCCGGCTCCTTCGACCTCATGGTGGAGGTCGTCTGCGAGGACGACGACCACCTCCTGGAAGTGATCAACAAACGCATCCGGACCCTGCCCGGAGTGCGCTCCACCGAGAGCTTCGTCTACCTCAAGCTCAAGAAGCAGACCTACATGTGGGGAACCCGATGA